The Lepeophtheirus salmonis chromosome 1, UVic_Lsal_1.4, whole genome shotgun sequence genome has a segment encoding these proteins:
- the LOC121117144 gene encoding uncharacterized protein produces the protein MDMLERVLREGGIILYIMHHPWTHLVTIIPLRVDLLPTHNPHHLPIILLIPRGGQQSMALPGGPSPAGSHNTPSPQAHSEDGDNSDPHLRNNNVLKRPAVDYSSSSPHVHSLMNPGSYHPPLPPAKKAKAPKRKKKRDPNEPQKPVSAYALFFRDSQANIKAANPNAAFGDVSKIVASMWDGLDPDNKAAYKKRTENAKKEYLKKLAAYRASLVSKGSGSPINESGSTSVAGSNPSSAPPHPLIIILPHMDQERDHMPHIVTESHPTIVIRAMSNGGYGHHHPVSHPPSSVLPPNSTAPSDNRSSSSPPSGPSPLDSRTHLDPTTGHLVETEGGGAPPNGSNSNNANGAHHLHQQHHPHSSSGSNSSNNRGRRPLSCARPGCNNPISSNEAWSSNSEFCSNECVVGQCRDVYSSWSGASGPPSTAPPPPPPPNGQVQTQ, from the exons ATGGATATGTTGGAACGGGTGCTACGGGAGGGGGGTATCATCCTCTACATCATGCACCACCCATGGACGCATCTAGTTACTATTATTCCTCTGCGAGTGGACCTCCTCCCAACGCACAACCCCCACCATCTGCCTATCATCCTTCTAATCCCTCGGGGAGGACAACAGAGCATGGCTCTTCCCGGTGGTCCGAGTCCTGCTGGTTCCCACAATACTCCTAGTCCGCAAGCTCACTCTGAAGATGGAGACAACAGCGATCCTCACCTCAGAAACAACAATGTCCTCAAACGTCCCGCTGTGGATTATTCCTCTTCCTCTCCTCATGTTCATTCACTCATGAATCCCGGATCATACCATCCTCCACTTCCTCCTGCGAAAAAAGCCAAAGCTCCCAAAAGAAAGAAGAAACGAGACCCTAACGAACCTCAGAAACCAGTGAGCGCCTATGCACTCTTCTTTAGAGACTCTCAAGCCAACATCAAGGCTGCAAATCCCAACGCCGCATTTGGAGACGTTTCCAAAATCGTGGCTTCTATGTGGGATGGACTTGATCCAGACAATAAGGCTGCCTACAAAAAACGCACTGAGAACGCCAAAAAAGAGTATCTCAAAAAATTGGCGGCCTATCGTGCAAGTCTTGTTTCCAAGGGCTCAGGGAGTCCCATCAATGAGAGTGGATCCACCTCAGTGGCGGGTTCCAATCCTTCTTCTGCACCCCCTCATCCTCTAATAATCATCCTCCCTCATATGGACCAGGAGCGGGACCATATGCCCCATATAGTTACGGAGAGCCACCCAACAATAGTAATACGGGCA ATGTCCAATGGAGGCTACGGACACCATCACCCCGTGTCTCATCCTCCGTCATCCGTATTGCCACCCAACTCAACAGCACCGTCGGATAATCGTTCCTCTTCCTCCCCTCCCTCAGGACCTTCCCCTTTGGACTCCAGAACTCATTTAGATCCCACAACGGGACATCTTGTTGAGACAGAGGGCGGAGGTGCCCCGCCCAATGGTAGTAATAGCAATAATGCTAACGGCGCCCATCACCTCCATCAACAGCATCATCCTCATAGCAGCAGTGGTAGTAACAGCTCCAACAATCGTGGACGGCGTCCTCTCTCCTGTGCTCGACCCGGTTGTAATAATCCGATCTCATCCAATGAAGCATGGAGCTCGAATTCAGAGTTCTGCTCTAATGAGTGTGTTGTTGGACAATGTCGGGATGTCTACTCTTCCTGGTCAGGAGCATCAGGGCCACCCTCTACGGCTCCACCTCCTCCACCACCACCGAATGGACAAGTTCAGACACAATAA